One segment of Solanum stenotomum isolate F172 chromosome 1, ASM1918654v1, whole genome shotgun sequence DNA contains the following:
- the LOC125852446 gene encoding GDSL esterase/lipase At5g03980-like, giving the protein MASQCSSRCLLILFLISSCLLLVSSFSLAKEAVLLGPFDSIYNLGDADSSLTSSAANHISVTLNLPSPQPYTQEDTEFVESGLNFATPGATIMKPFFFLKNGIPPPPQSHDLSQIVTFMKFFYKHCFNFHNCGKNKLLQKALIFMDQPGINDYKQAFLHGKSISEASHLVPEVVETIKNSVERLIKEAEAKTVMVSGIVPMGCFPGFRTLFPESDSIDKSRCHKGLNMFAKLHNDHLWQAVLELRLKYPDVHIIYADYYKAFMALLKNHAFLGFKKNTLMKACCGSGDGLFNFDMQKKCKDDGACSDRASYIHWDGFQLTPEALENLIDTLFSQKGFIFPEFKFGEDTAAVERHHSRNQRHVFYC; this is encoded by the coding sequence ATGGCTTCTCAATGCAGCAGCCGCTGTTTATTGATCTTGTTTTTAATCTCTTCCTgtcttcttcttgtttcttctttctctctGGCGAAAGAAGCTGTACTACTTGGTCCCTTTGATTCCATATACAATTTAGGGGATGCTGATTCTTCTTTGACATCATCAGCCGCTAATCATATTTCTGTGACCCTCAATTTGCCTTCTCCACAACCCTACACCCAAGAAGACACTGAATTCGTCGAGTCTGGTCTGAATTTTGCGACCCCTGGAGCAACCATCATGAAACCCTTTTTCTTCCTCAAGAATGGCATCCCACCACCTCCTCAGTCTCATGACCTATCACAGATTGTCACATTCATGAAGTTCTTTTATAAACATTGCTTCAACTTTCATAACTGTGGAAAAAACAAGCTTCTTCAGAAGGCACTCATCTTTATGGATCAACCAGGCATCAACGACTACAAGCAGGCTTTTCTACATGGAAAATCTATTTCCGAGGCATCCCATCTCGTGCCTGAAGTGGTGGAGACCATTAAGAATTCAGTTGAAAGACTCATCAAAGAAGCTGAAGCTAAAACTGTTATGGTTTCTGGAATTGTACCCATGGGCTGCTTTCCGGGTTTTCGGACTCTGTTTCCTGAGAGCGATTCAATTGACAAAAGCAGATGCCACAAGGGACTGAATATGTTCGCGAAGCTTCACAATGATCACCTTTGGCAAGCAGTTCTAGAGCTGCGTTTGAAATACCCTGATGTTCACATCATATATGCAGATTACTACAAAGCGTTCATGGCCCTTCTAAAGAACCACGCCTTTCTGGGATTCAAAAAGAATACTTTGATGAAGGCATGTTGTGGCAGTGGCGATGGTCTGTTCAACTTTGATATGCAGAAGAAGTGTAAAGATGACGGAGCATGTTCTGATAGGGCTTCTTATATACATTGGGATGGATTTCAACTGACCCCCGAGGCTTTGGAGAACCTGATTGATACACTCTTCAGCCAAAAAGGGTTCATATTTCCAGAATTCAAGTTTGGAGAAGATACAGCAGCAGTAGAAAGGCATCATTCCAGGAATCAAAGACATGTCTTCTATTGTTAG
- the LOC125847934 gene encoding probable N-acetyl-gamma-glutamyl-phosphate reductase, chloroplastic produces the protein MASLAALSSNLFNGGCLWKYQDELKVSKAGKLRIRVTSMASSSPAQNLQFADGKANKLDKLRIGVLGASGYTGSEIIRLLRNHPHFQITLMTADRKAGQSIESVFPHLVTQDLPNLVAVKDADFSAVDALFCCLPHGTTQEIIKSLPTNLKVVDLSADFRLQDIAEYEEWYGQPHKATALQKEAVYGLTEISRREIQSARLVANPGCYPTSVQLPLIPLIKSNLIEIRNIIIDSKSGVSGAGRGAKEANLYTEIAEGIHSYGITRHRHVPEIEQGLSEAANSKVTVSFTPHLMPMSRGMQSTIYVEMAPGVTTQDLKDHLGNCYEHEEFVVLLKNKEVPHTRHVRGSNYCLMNVFPDRIPGRAIIISVIDNLVKGASGQALQNLNLMMGIPENLGLGCLPLFP, from the exons ATGGCTTCTTTGGCTGCGCTCAGTTCTAACCTCTTCAATGGAGGTTGCCTTTGGAAGTATCAG GACGAACTGAAGGTTTCTAAGGCTGGTAAGCTCAGAATTAGAGTTACTTCCATGGCGTCATCATCACCAGCGCAAAACTTGCAGTTTGCGGATGGTAAAGCTAACAAATTGGACAAGTTGCGTATTGGTGTGCTAGGTGCTAGTGGCTACACTGGTTCAGAG ATTATTAGACTCCTGCGAAATCATCCACATTTTCAGATTACTTTGATGACGGCTGACAGGAAAGCTGGCCAATCAATCGAATCTGTTTTCCCTCACCTGGTCACACAA GATCTACCAAATCTAGTCGCTGTTAAAGATGCAGATTTCTCTGCTGTGGATGCCCTTTTTTGTTGTTTACCACATGGTACAACTCAG GAAATTATCAAAAGTCTTCCAACAAATCTAAAAGTTGTTGATCTTTCTGCG GACTTCAGATTGCAAGATATAGCTGAGTATGAGGAATGGTATGGCCAGCCTCACAAAGCAACTGCTTTACAG AAAGAAGCAGTCTATGGCTTGACAGAGATTTCAAGGAGAGAAATTCAAAGTGCACGTCTAGTTGCAAATCCTGGCTGTTATCCAACATCTGTTCAACTTCCTCTTATTCCCTTGATCAAG TCCAACCTCATTGAAATAAGAAACATAATTATTGACTCAAAATCTGGTGTTAGTGGAGCAG GTCGTGGTGCAAAGGAAGCAAATTTGTACACTGAAATAGCCGAAGGAATACATTCTTATGGTATAACCAGACATCGGCATG TGCCAGAGATTGAACAAGGATTATCAGAAGCTGCAAATTCAAAAGTTACTGTTAGCTTCACTCCACATCTTATGCCAATG AGCCGTGGTATGCAATCGACTATTTATGTGGAAATGGCTCCAGGAGTGACAACTCAGGATTTGAAAGATCACCTTGGTAACTGCTATGAG CATGAAGAATTTGTGGTGTTGCTGAAGAACAAAGAAGTTCCCCATACTCGACATGTTAGAGGATCAAATTATTGCCTCATGAATGTATTTCCAGATCGGATTCCTGGGAGAGCAAtaataatatctgtt ATTGATAATCTTGTTAAGGGAGCTTCTGGTCAAGCTTTACAAAATCTTAACTTAATGATGGGAATTCCAGAGAACTTGGGACTCGGTTGCCTGCCTCTGTTTCCATAG
- the LOC125852458 gene encoding uncharacterized protein LOC125852458, producing MAVTQTQFPAMMALKLNSPAANGFQILPSLTKSNMCILSIRSNGTRPISRPKIICNMNIAAGQSDEPHKFNLENVIDQARKLWDNTPAPVKSFPWNRALDHFVQLILDIVLTVTKYLYVPVLVVTSISELSYCAHERKLYITLLPFLAGVAIAGILKSAALESSPYLKNADVPWHLIVTGLFFTLLKLPGPYYPYWGRIFIPHLANGALFRTLWFAFLWYRRPRKSVEMTLPDSVVADPEQNGL from the exons ATGGCAGTTACACAAACCCAGTTCCCTGCTATGATGGCTCTCAAACTCAATTCTCCAGCCGCCAATGGTTTTCAG ATTTTACCATCGTTGACTAAGTCTAATATGTGCATTTTGAGCATCAGATCAAACGGGACACGTCCAATTTCAAGACCAAAAATAATCTGCAATATGAACATAGCAGCTGGACAATCAGATGAACCTCACAAATTTAACTTGGAGAACGTAATAGACCAGGCAAGGAAATTGTGGGACAATACTCCTGCACCAGTCAAGAGTTTCCCTTGGAATAGAGCTCTGGACCATTTTGTTCAACTTATTCTTGACATTGTTTTGACAGTTACCAAATACTTGTATGTACCCGTACTTGTAGTTACCTCAATCAGTGAGTTGTCTTACTGTGCACATGAGAGGAAGCTTTATATCACCCTGCTTCCTTTTCTTGCTGGTGTTGCTATTGCTGGCATCTTAAAGTCAGCAGCTTTGGAGTCATCTCCATATCTCAAG AATGCAGATGTTCCTTGGCATTTGATTGTCACTGGCCTTTTCTTCACACTGCTAAAGTTGCCGGGACCATATTATCCATATTGGGGTCGAATTTTTATCCCACACCTTGCAAATGGGGCATTGTTCAGAACTTTGTGGTTTGCTTTCCTCTGGTACAGAAGGCCTAGGAAGTCAGTAGAAATGACGCTGCCTGATTCAGTAGTTGCTGATCCTGAACAGAATGGACTGTAA